One window from the genome of Musa acuminata AAA Group cultivar baxijiao chromosome BXJ1-4, Cavendish_Baxijiao_AAA, whole genome shotgun sequence encodes:
- the LOC103973004 gene encoding peroxidase 20: MAKSFVLGLLLVLVGVEADGGLSPHYYKETCPLAEHIIRQNVEAVVYRDPRLAASLLRLHFHDCFVLGCDASVLLDDADGIVSEKNAVPNLNSLRGFEVIDSIKAVLEEACPLTVSCADILAIVARDAVHLRGGPTWEVYSGRKDSLTASLSEANKRIPAPNFTLDMLISNFHDQGLDIVDLVSLSGSHTIGRSRCVSFKGRLYGQDPIEPFEEHDLYHRYSEFFSSLRSACPPSGGDDTLVPLDLKTPRRFDNRYFHNLVRGNALLLSDDELIAGYEDDGVASLVWAYARDQELFFRHYRSSIVKMGSINVLTGEQGEVRHHCRYVNAYYH; this comes from the exons ATGGCGAAGTCGTTCGTCCTCGGCCTGCTGCTGGTTTTGGTTGGTGTGGAAGCAGACGGCGGACTCTCCCCACACTACTACAAGGAGACCTGCCCCCTTGCGGAGCACATCATAAGGCAGAACGTGGAAGCGGTGGTGTATCGAGATCCGAGATTGGCCGCGTCGCTGCTCCGCCTTCACTTCCACGACTGCTTCGTTCTG GGATGCGATGCATCGGTGCTACTGGACGATGCCGATGGCATAGTCAGCGAGAAGAATGCTGTGCCGAACCTGAATTCCCTCCGAGGATTCGAGGTGATAGACTCGATAAAGGCCGTGTTGGAGGAGGCCTGCCCGCTAACAGTGTCGTGCGCTGATATCCTCGCCATTGTTGCCAGAGATGCAGTCCATTTG CGAGGTGGTCCGACTTGGGAGGTGTATTCGGGGAGGAAGGATTCTCTCACAGCAAGCTTGAGCGAAGCCAACAAAAGAATACCTGCGCCCAACTTCACACTCGACATGCTCATCTCCAACTTCCATGATCAGGGCCTGGACATAGTAGACTTGGTCAGCCTCTCAG GCAGTCACACGATTGGAAGATCGAGGTGTGTAAGCTTCAAAGGCAGGCTGTACGGCCAAGATCCGATAGAGCCATTCGAAGAACACGATCTCTACCACAGGTACTCTGAGTTCTTCAGCAGCTTGCGGTCGGCGTGCCCACCATCAGGCGGAGACGACACGCTCGTCCCTCTCGACCTGAAGACCCCGAGGCGATTCGACAACCGGTATTTCCACAACTTGGTGCGGGGGAACGCGCTGCTGCTGAGCGACGACGAGCTCATCGCCGGGTACGAAGACGATGGTGTGGCGAGCTTGGTGTGGGCGTATGCGCGTGATCAAGAGCTGTTCTTCCGCCATTACAGGAGCTCCATTGTGAAGATGGGGAGCATCAATGTGCTCACGGGAGAGCAGGGAGAAGTCAGGCACCACTGTCGCTACGTGAATGCTTACTACCACTGA